One genomic segment of Mastomys coucha isolate ucsf_1 unplaced genomic scaffold, UCSF_Mcou_1 pScaffold22, whole genome shotgun sequence includes these proteins:
- the P2rx7 gene encoding P2X purinoceptor 7 isoform X3 gives MPACCSWNDVLQYETNKVTRIQSVNYGTIKWVLHMIVFSYVSFALVSDKLYQRKEPVISSVHTKVKGIAEVTESVTEGGVTKLVSSIFDTADYTFPLQGNSFFVMTNYLKSEGQVQKLCPEGLSTLQESSQLSKLRLGNPRAKKEDLSLELA, from the exons ATGCCGGCTTGCTGCAGCTGGAACGATGTCTTGCAGTATGAGACAAACAAAGTCACCCGGATCCAGAGCGTGAATTATGGCACCATCAAGTGGGTGTTGCACATGATCGTCTTTTCCTATGTTAG CTTTGCTTTGGTGAGTGACAAGCTGTATCAGCGGAAAGAGCCCGTTATCAGCTCCGTGCACACCAAGGTCAAAGGCATTGCAGAGGTGACAGAGAGTGTCACGGAGGGTGGGGTGACGAAGTTAGTGAGCAGCATCTTTGACACTGCGGACTACACCTTCCCTTTGCAG GGGAACTCGTTCTTTGTAATGACAAATTATCTCAAGTCTGAAGGCCAAGTGCAGAAGCTGTGTCCTGAG GGACTTTCCACCCTCCAGGAAAGTAGCCAGCTTTCCAAACTGCGGCTCGGGAATCCCAGAgccaagaaggaagacctaagccTGGAGCTGGCAtag